The candidate division KSB1 bacterium genome contains the following window.
GGCCAAACGTCTTTTTCCCCTTCTGACAGCCAGCGCCATATTTGGCGGAATTATGGGCGGCTATTTTACCCGACTGCTCGCAACAGAAATCGGGACCCCCAATCTCGCTTTTATTTGCATTGGATTCTTGGGCATTTCCATCTTGTTAATGAAATTAGTCTGGAAAGAGCGAGACCCCTTTCTGGAAACCGGGAGAAGTTCGCAAAAACCAGCAGAGACGAGTCAGTCCTTTAAAAAAGTAGGGAACGTATTTTCGGCTATTCGAAAATCCAGACACCTTGCTCTGATTATGGCCGTGGTTGGAATTACCTTCATGGTTGTACAAATTACCGAATTTCAGTTTATTACCTACGCCAGCGAGAAAAACCCAAATATGGACGACCTCACCGGCTTTCTCGGCTTTTGGCTCTCCAACCTGAGTATTTTTGCCCTGCTTTTTCAAGTCGGATTTGCTACCTCAATTATCCGCCGCTTTGGTGTGGGCGTGACGATCCTTTTTCTGCCGTTCGCCTTGCTGCTAAGCTCCATCTGGGTCTTCTTCAGCTACGGATTTATTTCCATTTTGGGACTCAAATTTGGAGATAGAGGCTTCCGACATTCCATTAACCGAGTCGGAACCGAGCTTCTCTACCTGCCGATTCCCCAACACGTAAAAAAGGATACCAAGGCATTTATAGATATGTTTGGTGACCGGTTTGCTAGAGGATTGGCGGGACTTATTTTGCTCATTTCTTTTTCATGGCTTGGATTAAGTGTGGCTCAAATCAGTCTGGTTTCCATCGGTTTAATCATCGTTTGGGTGGTGATTTCATTTGCAACCTATCGTGAATACGTGAACTCCTTCCGGCAGGCAATTGCCAAAAGGCAAATTGACCCGGATCTTCTTGCCTGGGGCCTTAATGATGAAGCGACCATCAATTCGTTAATTATTTCTTTAGGCAGCCGCAATGAACGTCAAATCATTTACGCCCTGGATTTATTGGAGTCCGTTGAAGACGTCGATCTGATTCCACCGATAAAACCTCTGCTGAAACATTCATCTCCGGAGGTCAGATTCCACACTTTGCAACTCATGAGGCGGCGGGCTGAGACGAGTTTACTTGCGGACGCTGAGCCGCTGCTTCGTGATGAAGACGAGAACGTTCAACGGGAAGCGGTGCGTTTTTATGCCGAATTTACCAAAGGTCCAATTACGGAATCTCTTGAGAAATGGCTCAAAGATGAAAACCGGGGTTTGCGGGGTGCGACGCTTTATTGTCTTGCGGAAAGTCCGGATTTAGCCAAAAAGCTTCTTAATCAGGAACTAATTCAATCATTCCTCAAAGGTGGCAAGGAATCGCGACGCCATGCCGCAGGCGCACTCGGTGTCATAAAAGATGAAACCTATTTTGAATATCTGTTTGAACTCCTCGATGACCCTGAGATCTCTGTGAAGTTTCAGGCAATTAAGAGCGCAGGCCAAATCCGTGCAAAAAAATTTGTACCGATTCTGATTCAGAATCTTGAGCACCGGGATTATCGAAAGGTCTCGGGGCAAGCGTTGGTGTCTTACGGCGTTTCAATTATTGAAACGCTGGCTGACACCCTG
Protein-coding sequences here:
- a CDS encoding HEAT repeat domain-containing protein, coding for MRQFLRKAIDIRRGEGKRVAMMAGYSFVIIASYDILKPMTRSLFVYNLGANQLPLLYMLVALVVGIFVLFYIRFSSNVSLDRLILWTTLFLAGNLLFFRWLLNLNLNSPLLYYVLFIWASIYGVLTTTQFWLLANYLFNAREAKRLFPLLTASAIFGGIMGGYFTRLLATEIGTPNLAFICIGFLGISILLMKLVWKERDPFLETGRSSQKPAETSQSFKKVGNVFSAIRKSRHLALIMAVVGITFMVVQITEFQFITYASEKNPNMDDLTGFLGFWLSNLSIFALLFQVGFATSIIRRFGVGVTILFLPFALLLSSIWVFFSYGFISILGLKFGDRGFRHSINRVGTELLYLPIPQHVKKDTKAFIDMFGDRFARGLAGLILLISFSWLGLSVAQISLVSIGLIIVWVVISFATYREYVNSFRQAIAKRQIDPDLLAWGLNDEATINSLIISLGSRNERQIIYALDLLESVEDVDLIPPIKPLLKHSSPEVRFHTLQLMRRRAETSLLADAEPLLRDEDENVQREAVRFYAEFTKGPITESLEKWLKDENRGLRGATLYCLAESPDLAKKLLNQELIQSFLKGGKESRRHAAGALGVIKDETYFEYLFELLDDPEISVKFQAIKSAGQIRAKKFVPILIQNLEHRDYRKVSGQALVSYGVSIIETLADTLTDKSVSINIRDRIPRVLSLIGGQEAVDVLLENLPQKNETLRYQIIKALNKLRSRFSELKFDKRVDQALLDELNTYFRVLATLHLTGENNGENDKKFNLLERVLQERLDDHIDRIFRLLGLQYPPRDIYNAYAATTSENRSIRANAVEFLDNILSNDLKRILLPIVEELPTEQVLQRAGGLIDVSFNDRKKALESLIQENDPLLSASAIYEIGKNGLVDDFKPLIKDAQKQENSLVQETANLVLKQFA